A region from the Rosa rugosa chromosome 6, drRosRugo1.1, whole genome shotgun sequence genome encodes:
- the LOC133718784 gene encoding uclacyanin-2-like has protein sequence MAVAQYSALALIAFLVSPIMVMVMANSYEVDWATGVDFAEFATQNTFFAGDVLNFHYDRVHNNVVIATDGDEFDQCEMEPNLGYYQSGNEAFTLGEAGYYYFMCGYHCKSDGMKMSVFVK, from the exons ATGGCAGTGGCACAATACTCGGCTCTTGCTCTGATTGCGTTTCTGGTTTCTCCGatcatggtgatggtgatggcaAATTCATACGAAGTTGACTGGGCAACTGGAGTTGATTTCGCTGAGTTTGCTACTCAGAACACTTTCTTTGCTGGAGATGTATTGA ATTTTCATTATGATAGAGTTCATAACAATGTGGTTATAGCAACCGATGGTGATGAATTTGATCAATGCGAGATGGAACCGAACTTGGGTTATTATCAAAGTGGCAATGAAGCATTTACCTTGGGTGAAGCTGGATACTATTATTTCATGTGCGGGTATCACTGCAAATCTGATGGCATGAAAATGTCAGTGTTTGTGAAGTAG